One window of Deltaproteobacteria bacterium genomic DNA carries:
- a CDS encoding NAD-dependent epimerase/dehydratase family protein: MKILVTGGAGFIGSHLVRALLDRGDEVAVIDDFNDFYDPALKRGNVAPLLENPRFRLHEADIRDRGRMDSIVEGSRPDAIFHLAARAGVRPSIEAPFLYEEVNSIGTLALLEAARRHGVKNFIFASSSSVYGINSKVPFSEDDPITSPISPYAATKRAGELLCHTYSHLYGLPATCLRFFTVYGERGRPDMAVAKFTRKIWAGEEVEIYGDGSFRRDFTYIGDILDGLLRTLETPRRYEIINLGGSRTVEVRELVAVIESRLGRKARIRYRPQAPGDVPVTYADVTKARSLLGFEPKVGIEEGVGRYVEWFLARAAAGGGGEAH, from the coding sequence ATGAAGATACTCGTAACGGGCGGGGCCGGCTTCATAGGCTCGCACCTGGTGAGGGCCCTTCTCGACCGGGGCGACGAAGTGGCGGTCATCGACGACTTCAACGACTTCTACGACCCGGCCCTCAAGCGCGGGAACGTGGCGCCGCTGCTCGAAAACCCCCGTTTCAGGCTCCACGAGGCCGACATAAGGGATCGGGGGCGGATGGACAGCATAGTCGAAGGGTCGAGGCCCGATGCGATCTTCCACCTCGCCGCAAGGGCCGGCGTGCGGCCGTCGATAGAGGCCCCCTTCCTCTACGAGGAGGTCAACTCCATCGGCACCCTCGCGCTCTTGGAGGCGGCCCGAAGGCACGGGGTGAAGAACTTCATCTTCGCCTCGTCGTCGTCCGTCTACGGCATCAACAGCAAGGTGCCGTTCTCGGAGGACGACCCCATAACCTCTCCCATCTCACCCTATGCGGCGACCAAGAGGGCGGGCGAGCTCCTCTGCCACACCTACTCCCACCTCTACGGTCTGCCGGCGACGTGCCTGCGGTTTTTCACCGTCTACGGCGAACGCGGCCGGCCCGACATGGCGGTGGCCAAATTCACGAGGAAGATATGGGCGGGGGAAGAGGTGGAGATCTACGGCGACGGCTCCTTCCGCAGGGACTTCACCTACATAGGCGACATACTGGACGGGCTGCTGAGGACCCTGGAGACACCGCGCCGCTACGAGATAATAAACCTCGGAGGCTCCCGGACCGTCGAGGTCAGGGAGCTTGTGGCGGTCATCGAGTCCAGGCTCGGCAGGAAGGCCCGCATAAGGTACAGGCCCCAGGCCCCCGGTGACGTGCCCGTAACCTACGCCGACGTAACAAAGGCGCGGAGCCTTCTCGGCTTCGAGCCGAAGGTGGGCATAGAGGAAGGCGTGGGACGCTACGTGGAGTGGTTCCTGGCAAGGGCTGCCGCCGGGGGCGGCGGGGAGGCGCATTGA
- a CDS encoding HD domain-containing protein — protein sequence MNLKKTFIRDLSEGGGVEGLFLVTKKETSMSRTGRPYLSLRLRDRTGEVEARVWDDAERIGRAFAKDDVVAVKGHAATFRGEIQLNLTDVRAVGREDYSLRDFLPSSRRDPAEMIAELDAVVEGLKDPHIKGLLKALLADDDVRRRLMTAPAAKSMHHAYLGGLIEHILSLCGLARLAADHYGDVNGDMLIAGAVLHDIGKIYELSYERSFDYTDEGRLIGHITIGVELVDEKLRLLPGFPRETAMQLKHMILSHHGLLEYGSPKRPKSLEALILSFIDDLDAKVQAFRAAVDSGGADERWTPYQRIFERYLYKAPAAPSDEREPAETETARGGKRTAGGAPDDTPAEKRAADPAAVKEDKELELF from the coding sequence TTGAATCTCAAAAAGACGTTCATAAGGGACTTGAGCGAGGGCGGCGGCGTGGAGGGCCTCTTTCTCGTGACGAAGAAGGAGACCTCCATGAGCAGGACCGGCAGGCCATACCTGAGCCTGCGGCTCAGGGACCGCACCGGCGAGGTCGAGGCGCGGGTGTGGGACGACGCCGAGAGGATAGGGCGGGCCTTCGCAAAGGACGACGTGGTGGCCGTGAAGGGACACGCCGCCACCTTCAGGGGCGAGATACAGCTCAACCTCACCGACGTGCGGGCCGTAGGCCGGGAGGATTATTCGCTGCGCGACTTCCTGCCCTCGTCGCGGCGCGACCCCGCGGAGATGATCGCGGAACTCGACGCCGTGGTCGAAGGGCTGAAGGACCCGCACATAAAGGGACTGCTCAAGGCCCTGCTCGCCGACGACGACGTGAGAAGGCGTCTCATGACGGCGCCGGCGGCAAAGAGCATGCACCACGCCTATCTCGGCGGCCTGATCGAGCACATACTCTCGCTGTGCGGCCTCGCCCGCCTCGCGGCTGACCACTACGGCGACGTAAACGGCGACATGCTCATCGCGGGAGCGGTGCTTCACGACATAGGAAAGATATACGAGCTCAGCTACGAGCGCAGCTTCGACTACACCGACGAGGGACGCCTCATAGGGCACATCACCATCGGCGTAGAGCTCGTGGACGAAAAGCTGCGCCTTCTGCCCGGTTTCCCGAGGGAGACGGCCATGCAGCTCAAGCACATGATACTGAGCCACCACGGTCTGCTCGAATACGGGTCTCCAAAGCGCCCGAAGTCGCTCGAAGCGCTCATACTCTCCTTCATAGACGACCTCGACGCAAAGGTGCAGGCCTTCCGCGCCGCCGTCGACTCCGGCGGGGCCGACGAGCGCTGGACCCCCTACCAGCGCATCTTCGAAAGATACCTCTACAAGGCCCCAGCCGCCCCTTCGGACGAGCGGGAGCCGGCGGAGACGGAGACGGCCCGGGGCGGGAAGAGGACCGCAGGAGGCGCCCCGGACGACACACCCGCCGAAAAGAGGGCCGCCGACCCGGCCGCCGTCAAGGAAGACAAGGAGCTCGAGCTCTTTTAG
- a CDS encoding uracil-DNA glycosylase: MPSKKTTKNALKRINDSVEKACRKNPLFSDGSLVFGEGPAPAKLMIVGEAPGRTETREKKPFVGKAGAYFTSILEEELGLKRERIYITNVVKVWPKIDTPRGRTRAPSAAEEAFFLPYLMKEIAAVEPVVIIAVGKTAFKALVPERAFKPNRWVETEGLRIMPVYHPAYLQRRRRSMAELEEELRAALKEVAALIKPRRRRRRRRRSEKKQREGSSD, translated from the coding sequence ATGCCGTCCAAGAAGACCACCAAAAACGCTCTGAAGCGCATAAACGACTCGGTAGAGAAGGCCTGCCGCAAGAACCCGCTCTTCAGCGACGGCTCACTCGTCTTCGGCGAGGGGCCGGCCCCGGCCAAGCTCATGATAGTGGGCGAGGCGCCCGGCAGGACCGAGACCCGGGAGAAAAAGCCCTTCGTCGGCAAGGCCGGCGCCTACTTCACCTCCATACTCGAGGAAGAGCTCGGCCTCAAGCGCGAGAGGATATACATCACCAACGTCGTCAAGGTCTGGCCCAAGATCGACACGCCGCGGGGGAGGACCAGGGCGCCGTCGGCGGCGGAAGAGGCCTTTTTCCTCCCCTATCTCATGAAGGAGATAGCGGCCGTGGAGCCGGTGGTCATCATCGCCGTCGGGAAGACGGCCTTCAAGGCCCTGGTGCCGGAGCGGGCCTTCAAGCCCAACAGGTGGGTCGAGACCGAGGGACTGAGGATAATGCCCGTCTACCATCCGGCCTACCTGCAGCGCAGACGCAGGAGCATGGCCGAGCTGGAGGAAGAGTTGCGCGCGGCGCTCAAGGAGGTGGCGGCCCTCATAAAGCCTCGCCGCAGACGGAGGAGAAGACGCCGCTCCGAGAAGAAGCAAAGAGAGGGAAGCTCCGATTAG
- a CDS encoding PAS domain S-box protein: MQQDWMGSMRITYFIYGLALFLLGLGLFLRPQRPSLTATVLGRGVPWFALFGLCVIVVFGVAAGEPSGGASYALEQWELVFSLAALGTASLGAAYSIVRALRAVGGDDGGGAASGVASPLPETRYRAFFESAGDPILAVAGAGGPAAAVIDANEAALRMLGWSAEGIRGLAAERIIAPEVYEKTRRAMAAAADSGGSFLVETLWTTKAGARIQVEVSGRAVSVGGERVVVLTGRDITGRKRAEDEMRLLQRMTRAISEADDFDEALGVALRMVSDATSWHYGEAWTMNARTGALELSPAWYTCHTSLHAFRKESERFRFEPHVGLPGRVWASGRPEWIPDVSATSEKVFLRTSLALETGLKAALGIPIVASGEVLAVLVFFMFQSREEDRRLIELVSTVAAQLGVIIRRKHAEQALRASEERFREMAENIKEVFWMVSPSQRRLIYISPAYEKIWGRSSDALYSDLLSYIKAVHPEDRRRVARYYGGYTDGETLIEYRIVRPDGSVRHIRDRAFPVHGDDGSLTRLVGIAEDVTGLKESEREKREMEARLYQSQKLEAVGRLAGGVAHDFTNLLTAIKAFTYSAMLKLDRSDPVYETVSKIRTTAERGARLTRQLLEFSRSRALELEEVDLNRLIESLLHILKPVLGHNVRIETELAEGLDPVLANVGKMEQVIMNLVVNAGDAMPEGGVVTVSTQSVVAGEGGAAAPPGLEAGRYCLITVRDRGVGMDEETRRRIFEPFFTTKGRSTGTGLGLAVVYGIVKDHNGSVFVDSAPGEGSEFRVFLPALDPRRRKCGADAMPARRLPEASPPIGRSR, from the coding sequence TTGCAGCAGGACTGGATGGGCTCGATGCGCATCACGTACTTCATATACGGCCTTGCCCTCTTTCTTTTGGGGCTCGGCCTCTTCCTCCGTCCGCAGCGCCCCTCCCTCACGGCGACTGTCCTTGGGCGCGGCGTTCCGTGGTTCGCCCTCTTCGGCCTCTGTGTCATCGTAGTCTTCGGGGTCGCCGCTGGCGAACCCTCGGGCGGCGCGTCTTACGCCCTGGAGCAGTGGGAGCTCGTCTTCTCTCTTGCGGCCCTCGGGACGGCGTCCCTCGGAGCGGCGTACTCCATCGTGAGGGCGCTGCGGGCCGTGGGGGGAGACGATGGCGGCGGCGCCGCCTCCGGCGTCGCCTCCCCCCTGCCGGAGACCAGGTACCGGGCCTTCTTCGAGTCGGCCGGCGACCCCATCCTGGCCGTGGCCGGCGCCGGGGGGCCGGCGGCCGCGGTGATCGACGCCAACGAGGCGGCGCTCCGTATGCTCGGCTGGTCGGCCGAGGGGATCAGGGGCCTTGCGGCCGAGAGGATCATCGCACCGGAGGTCTACGAAAAGACCCGGCGGGCCATGGCCGCCGCGGCCGATTCCGGCGGCTCCTTTCTCGTAGAGACGCTCTGGACGACGAAGGCCGGGGCCAGGATACAGGTGGAGGTGAGCGGCCGGGCGGTCTCGGTCGGTGGCGAGAGGGTGGTGGTCCTTACGGGACGCGACATCACCGGCCGCAAGCGGGCCGAGGACGAGATGCGGCTGCTCCAGAGGATGACAAGGGCCATAAGCGAGGCCGACGACTTCGACGAGGCCCTCGGTGTGGCGCTCCGCATGGTGAGCGACGCCACGAGCTGGCACTACGGCGAGGCCTGGACCATGAACGCCCGCACCGGCGCGCTCGAACTGAGCCCGGCCTGGTACACCTGCCACACGAGCCTCCACGCCTTCAGAAAAGAGAGCGAGCGCTTCCGGTTCGAGCCCCACGTCGGGCTTCCCGGCAGGGTCTGGGCCTCGGGGCGGCCGGAGTGGATACCGGACGTGTCGGCGACCTCGGAAAAGGTCTTTCTGCGCACCTCGCTCGCCCTGGAGACGGGGCTCAAGGCGGCCCTCGGAATCCCCATCGTAGCATCGGGCGAGGTCCTGGCCGTGCTCGTCTTCTTCATGTTCCAGTCCAGGGAGGAGGACAGAAGGCTCATCGAGCTGGTCTCGACGGTGGCGGCCCAGCTGGGCGTCATCATACGGCGCAAGCACGCCGAACAGGCCCTGAGGGCGAGCGAGGAGCGTTTCAGGGAGATGGCCGAGAACATAAAGGAGGTCTTCTGGATGGTCTCGCCCTCGCAGAGGCGGCTCATCTACATAAGTCCCGCCTACGAGAAGATATGGGGCCGCAGCAGCGACGCCCTCTACTCGGACCTCCTCTCCTACATAAAGGCCGTCCACCCCGAGGACCGCAGGCGCGTGGCGCGTTATTACGGCGGCTACACCGACGGCGAAACGCTGATCGAGTACAGGATAGTGCGTCCCGACGGCTCGGTGCGCCACATACGGGACCGCGCCTTCCCTGTCCACGGCGACGACGGGTCGCTCACAAGGCTCGTCGGCATAGCCGAGGACGTGACGGGGCTGAAGGAGTCGGAGCGGGAAAAGCGCGAGATGGAGGCGCGGCTCTACCAGTCCCAGAAACTCGAGGCCGTCGGAAGGCTCGCCGGAGGCGTGGCCCACGACTTCACCAACCTCCTGACGGCCATAAAGGCCTTCACCTACTCGGCCATGCTCAAGCTCGACAGATCAGACCCCGTTTATGAGACGGTGAGCAAGATACGAACCACGGCCGAGCGCGGCGCGAGGCTTACGCGCCAGCTCCTCGAGTTCAGCCGCAGCCGGGCCCTCGAGCTCGAGGAGGTGGACTTAAACCGCCTCATCGAGTCGCTGCTCCACATACTCAAGCCCGTGTTGGGACACAACGTCCGCATAGAGACGGAGCTTGCCGAGGGGCTCGATCCCGTGCTCGCCAACGTGGGCAAGATGGAGCAGGTCATAATGAACCTCGTCGTCAACGCCGGAGACGCCATGCCCGAGGGCGGCGTGGTCACGGTATCGACGCAAAGCGTCGTTGCCGGCGAGGGGGGCGCGGCGGCTCCGCCGGGGCTGGAAGCGGGACGCTACTGCCTGATCACCGTGAGGGACAGGGGCGTGGGCATGGACGAGGAGACAAGGCGCCGCATATTCGAGCCCTTTTTCACGACCAAGGGGCGGAGCACCGGCACGGGGCTCGGGCTTGCCGTGGTCTACGGCATCGTCAAGGACCACAACGGGAGCGTCTTCGTCGACTCGGCCCCCGGCGAGGGCTCGGAGTTCAGGGTCTTCCTGCCGGCCCTCGACCCGCGCCGCCGGAAGTGCGGCGCAGACGCCATGCCGGCAAGGAGGCTTCCCGAGGCCTCCCCCCCAATAGGGAGATCCCGGTAA
- a CDS encoding helix-hairpin-helix domain-containing protein, with protein sequence MAHEREGEVSFERDRERGLALLLLAALMAVTAALRSDLPRRAAVWFFGPSPSAGVRSLAGPPPVPGVPIDINSAGIEELVLLPGIGYGLAGAIVAERARRGGFGSVGELLYVRGIGASRLRALEGLVFAGSRQSPPFASPGSSPP encoded by the coding sequence ATGGCCCATGAGCGGGAAGGGGAGGTCTCTTTCGAGCGTGATCGCGAGCGCGGCCTTGCGCTCTTGCTCCTGGCGGCGCTCATGGCCGTAACAGCGGCGCTCCGTTCCGATCTGCCGCGCCGTGCGGCCGTCTGGTTCTTCGGCCCTTCCCCTTCCGCCGGGGTGCGTTCTCTTGCCGGTCCGCCGCCTGTGCCGGGAGTTCCCATCGACATCAATTCTGCCGGAATCGAGGAGCTCGTCCTGCTGCCCGGCATAGGTTACGGGCTGGCCGGGGCGATTGTCGCGGAGAGGGCGCGGCGCGGGGGCTTCGGCTCCGTGGGGGAGCTTCTCTACGTCAGGGGCATAGGCGCATCGCGCCTGCGGGCACTGGAAGGACTCGTCTTCGCCGGGAGCCGTCAGTCGCCTCCCTTTGCCTCCCCCGGTTCCTCTCCACCATAA